In Paenibacillus sp. FSL M7-0420, a single genomic region encodes these proteins:
- a CDS encoding carbohydrate ABC transporter permease: MKRKSRGAFLFLTPSVLLLLIFFIVPIILTICFAFTNMALTGSAARNLQFIGFQNFTNMFQDPDFRISVWRTLVFLIFSAVIGQVVLGFILALLMKEKNVTFRRIIGIIVIAGWVTPEIVVAFCMVAFFSDNGSLNQIIGWFGISPVSWLFSFPMVSVIIANIWHGTAFSMMVYQSALDEIPKDIEEAATIDGASNFKILSYITIPMVKGSIVTNMMLVTLQTLGVFTLIYTMTGGGPGTATQTLPVFMYNQAFVNYQFGYGTAISLVLLVIGIVASLFYMKSMKVKV; this comes from the coding sequence ATGAAAAGGAAGTCGCGGGGCGCATTTTTATTTCTGACGCCTTCTGTCTTGCTGCTGCTGATATTCTTTATTGTACCGATTATATTGACCATTTGCTTTGCCTTTACCAACATGGCTCTGACGGGGAGTGCTGCCCGTAACCTGCAATTCATCGGCTTCCAGAACTTCACGAACATGTTCCAGGACCCGGATTTCCGGATCAGCGTCTGGAGAACCCTGGTGTTCCTGATTTTCTCAGCGGTCATCGGGCAGGTCGTACTCGGCTTCATTCTGGCCCTGCTAATGAAAGAGAAGAATGTAACCTTCCGCCGGATCATCGGCATTATCGTCATTGCGGGGTGGGTTACACCGGAGATCGTTGTCGCCTTCTGTATGGTAGCGTTCTTCAGTGATAACGGGTCCCTCAATCAGATCATCGGCTGGTTTGGCATTAGCCCGGTCTCCTGGCTGTTCAGCTTCCCGATGGTGAGTGTCATCATTGCCAACATCTGGCACGGCACCGCGTTCTCGATGATGGTTTATCAATCTGCACTCGATGAGATTCCCAAGGATATTGAGGAGGCCGCCACGATTGATGGAGCGAGCAACTTCAAGATTCTTAGTTACATCACCATTCCTATGGTAAAAGGCTCGATCGTCACCAACATGATGCTTGTCACGCTCCAGACACTGGGCGTATTCACACTGATCTATACCATGACCGGAGGGGGACCGGGAACGGCCACTCAGACCTTACCGGTATTTATGTACAACCAGGCCTTCGTCAATTATCAGTTCGGATACGGCACCGCGATCTCGCTCGTGCTGCTGGTGATCGGAATTGTTGCAAGCTTGTTCTATATGAAATCTATGAAAGTCAAGGTCTAA
- a CDS encoding carbohydrate ABC transporter permease, producing the protein MVKHRLQRNIQYGILVVLGLCFLLPLFWILLASFDTNAQQGIKFPNFTLDNFSAVLGDSGNLRSFGVGIILSGGQATLVVLASVLAAYPLSRYEMRFKKSFLLSILFMTALPITAVMVPVFQMFLFFKLQNSIFATMLFLTSSSLPYGIWMMKSFMDSVPIDLEEAAWIDGASVWGGLRRIVAPLMLPGIATIAIFTFSGSWGNFFVPYILLQTPEKLPASVTIYQFFGSHGMVEYGRLAAFSLLYTMPSVVLYMFSQRYMSKGFSMGGATKG; encoded by the coding sequence GTGGTCAAGCATAGGCTTCAACGTAATATCCAATACGGGATTCTGGTGGTTCTGGGACTCTGCTTCCTGCTGCCGTTATTCTGGATTCTGCTCGCTTCGTTTGATACAAATGCCCAGCAGGGTATTAAATTCCCCAACTTTACGCTGGATAACTTCTCGGCAGTGCTCGGGGACAGCGGCAATCTGCGCTCGTTCGGCGTAGGGATCATTCTCTCCGGAGGGCAGGCAACCCTTGTTGTTCTTGCATCCGTACTGGCTGCGTACCCGTTATCCCGTTATGAGATGCGTTTCAAAAAAAGCTTCCTGCTCAGCATCCTCTTCATGACGGCTCTGCCGATTACGGCGGTTATGGTTCCGGTATTTCAGATGTTCCTGTTCTTCAAATTGCAGAACTCAATCTTCGCGACCATGCTCTTCCTCACATCCTCCTCCCTGCCCTACGGGATCTGGATGATGAAGAGCTTCATGGACTCCGTGCCGATCGATCTGGAGGAAGCAGCCTGGATTGACGGGGCCTCCGTCTGGGGCGGACTCCGGAGAATCGTGGCCCCGCTTATGCTTCCGGGTATCGCGACGATTGCGATCTTTACCTTCTCGGGCAGCTGGGGGAACTTCTTCGTGCCGTACATCCTGCTCCAGACACCGGAGAAGCTGCCGGCCTCTGTCACAATCTATCAATTCTTCGGCAGCCATGGTATGGTCGAATATGGCAGACTCGCTGCCTTCTCACTGCTCTACACGATGCCTTCCGTAGTGCTGTATATGTTCTCCCAGCGGTATATGTCCAAGGGGTTCAGCATGGGCGGAGCAACCAAAGGATAA
- a CDS encoding GntR family transcriptional regulator, translating to MANDSGSKPMYEMIFHTLRERITNHEYKAGERVPSEKELCSEFGVSRITSKKALKMLADEHLIVRQPGRGSFVADANSLIMKPFDSQQTVRTTGKKRIIGLVITHFSDMYGTELIYGMEEASRENDAFLIVRRSFGIPELEEQAIQQLLGLGVDGLIIFPAQGEYFSAEILKLVIQKFPFVMIDRYLKGIPASSVSTDNIEAAKEATHYLFGLGHRHIGFLAPPPANTTAIEERIDGILEAHMEHNLLANRELWMETITSTMPNVFDPEARISDVDKLAEHLRKYPQITALFAAEYSIALLVEEAAGKLGLRIPEDLSLICFDSPESHEGCKVTHMRQNQFSIGKQAYENVFTMHGNEQPISRILLPAVLVAGRSTAQVRKQ from the coding sequence ATGGCCAATGACTCAGGCTCGAAGCCGATGTACGAAATGATCTTTCATACGCTGCGTGAGCGGATTACGAATCATGAATATAAAGCGGGGGAGCGGGTTCCCTCAGAAAAAGAACTGTGCAGTGAATTTGGGGTGAGCCGGATTACCTCCAAGAAAGCACTGAAAATGCTGGCTGATGAACATCTGATCGTCCGTCAGCCAGGCAGAGGCTCCTTCGTAGCCGATGCGAACTCGCTGATCATGAAACCTTTTGACAGCCAGCAGACGGTCCGGACCACAGGCAAGAAACGGATCATCGGACTGGTGATTACACACTTCAGTGATATGTACGGCACAGAGCTGATCTACGGCATGGAAGAAGCTTCGCGGGAGAATGACGCATTTCTGATCGTCCGGCGGTCGTTCGGGATTCCCGAGCTGGAGGAGCAGGCGATTCAACAGCTCTTGGGGCTTGGGGTGGACGGGCTGATTATCTTCCCGGCGCAAGGCGAATATTTCAGTGCCGAGATCCTGAAGCTGGTCATTCAGAAATTCCCGTTCGTCATGATTGACCGTTATCTCAAGGGGATTCCCGCTTCTTCTGTGAGTACCGATAATATCGAGGCTGCAAAGGAGGCCACGCATTATCTCTTCGGGCTTGGGCACCGCCATATCGGTTTTCTCGCGCCTCCGCCAGCAAATACAACCGCAATAGAGGAACGGATCGACGGTATTCTCGAAGCTCACATGGAGCATAATCTGCTGGCGAACCGTGAGCTATGGATGGAGACGATCACGTCTACTATGCCGAATGTATTTGACCCGGAGGCCCGGATTAGCGATGTGGACAAGCTGGCCGAGCATCTGCGGAAATATCCTCAGATCACCGCGCTGTTCGCAGCCGAATATAGTATCGCCTTGCTGGTCGAAGAGGCGGCAGGCAAGCTGGGACTGCGGATTCCCGAAGACTTGTCCTTGATTTGCTTCGACAGCCCGGAATCGCATGAAGGCTGCAAAGTGACACATATGCGCCAGAATCAGTTCAGCATCGGCAAGCAGGCGTATGAGAATGTATTCACTATGCATGGGAACGAGCAGCCGATTTCCCGGATTCTTCTGCCGGCGGTATTAGTTGCAGGCCGGTCTACAGCGCAGGTCCGCAAGCAATAA
- a CDS encoding IS256 family transposase, producing the protein MTIVPEHMLNNLFEKLVKDFMKENMESLLRAEIQGFMASEEAGASNSRNGYYTRDLHTRYGHIEDLQVPRDRQGLFQTQMFEPYQRREGWLEEAVIQMYKSGMGTRDVARFIESMFGSHYSPTTISNITATVLEDIHQWQKRPLSKRYSVIYLDGLYVKLKRGTVRGEVVYFAMGIDEEGQRQILGFYVGGQESSNGWREVLKDLYARGAQEVLLGVFDGLPGLDAAFKETYPQADVQHCVVHKVRATLPKIRVEHKTDVIKALKTVYDAPDEVVARANFDTVKAKWNALYPKEMRSWEEQLSTLLTFYKYPEPMRKAIYTSNPIERMNKEIRKRLKPMNSLTNMDAAEKIVYLEMLGYNERFGQRVTPGFGVDTVKKKLSQLYEARYPSLPTAEEE; encoded by the coding sequence ATGACTATTGTACCCGAACATATGCTAAATAATCTATTTGAAAAACTTGTTAAAGACTTCATGAAAGAGAATATGGAATCGCTCCTGCGTGCCGAAATCCAAGGGTTTATGGCGAGTGAAGAAGCCGGTGCCAGCAATAGCCGTAACGGATACTATACACGGGATCTGCACACGAGATACGGCCATATTGAGGATCTTCAGGTTCCCCGGGACCGCCAGGGTCTCTTTCAAACTCAGATGTTTGAACCGTACCAGCGGCGGGAGGGCTGGCTGGAGGAGGCGGTGATCCAGATGTATAAATCCGGCATGGGTACCCGGGACGTGGCCCGATTTATTGAAAGCATGTTCGGCAGCCATTACTCGCCCACCACCATCAGTAACATCACCGCTACGGTGCTGGAGGACATTCACCAGTGGCAGAAACGTCCGCTGAGCAAGCGCTACTCTGTGATTTACCTGGATGGGCTGTACGTGAAGCTGAAACGGGGCACGGTCCGGGGTGAAGTCGTCTATTTTGCCATGGGAATCGACGAAGAAGGTCAGCGTCAAATCCTGGGGTTCTACGTGGGGGGTCAAGAGAGCTCGAATGGCTGGCGGGAGGTGCTCAAAGATCTGTACGCACGCGGGGCCCAGGAAGTGCTGCTGGGTGTATTTGATGGACTGCCGGGGCTAGATGCGGCCTTTAAAGAAACCTACCCGCAGGCGGATGTGCAGCATTGTGTGGTGCACAAAGTACGAGCCACGTTACCCAAAATCCGGGTGGAGCACAAAACCGATGTGATTAAAGCCCTGAAGACCGTGTATGATGCACCGGATGAGGTCGTGGCCCGGGCGAACTTTGACACGGTGAAAGCGAAGTGGAATGCGTTATATCCGAAGGAAATGCGGTCTTGGGAGGAGCAGCTTTCGACGTTACTGACGTTCTACAAGTACCCGGAACCGATGCGTAAAGCGATTTACACGTCCAATCCCATTGAGCGAATGAACAAGGAAATCCGCAAACGTCTGAAGCCGATGAACAGTCTGACCAACATGGATGCGGCAGAAAAAATCGTGTATCTGGAGATGTTAGGCTACAACGAAAGGTTTGGGCAGCGAGTGACCCCTGGCTTTGGGGTGGACACGGTGAAAAAGAAGCTCAGCCAGCTCTATGAAGCCCGCTACCCTTCGTTGCCGACAGCCGAAGAAGAGTAA
- a CDS encoding alpha-mannosidase: MANNLDNNIANKKTAHIISHTHWDREWYMPYEHHHLLLIELMDKLLDTLDQDPDYRYFHLDGQTIIREDYLQVRPEQRERLDRCIREGRIHFGPWYVLQDEFLTSGEANLRNLLIGHMDARPFGIISKTGYFPDSFGNMGQAPQILQQAGITNAIFGRGVKPTGFNNEVSENDTYESPYSEMVWRSPDGSEVLGVLFANWYCNGMEVPADPVAAKAYWDKNLADAEKFASTPHLLFMNGCDHQPIQTDLSEAIRTASSLYPDVEFVHSNFDEYLKALEDNLPGDLVTVEGELRSQHTDGWGTLVNTASSRVYLKQLNQSGQTLLEKVAEPLAAFAALAGVQAYPHALLTYAWKTLMQNHPHDSICGCSVDEVHREMVTRFAKSSQMAEAIAAQSAAALTEAIDVAGVAAWGPDAVPFTVFNTSGWSRTGMVTVELITAKKYFPQGPTPQGLARELKQEPLGEWQVMDEEGKVYPAQIEDLGVHFGYELPKDRFRQPYMARKVRMSFPAAEVAALGYRTYAMVPAAAAAGAEAAVLDSVHVQGHTMENAKLIVAVADNGTVTVTDKQSGAVYAGLNAYENTGDIGNEYVYRQPEGSEVLTTEGLTAEISIKEQSPSRVVMKTVLRWEVPASADETFLTEKQQMVPFTERTAQRSAQMVPLVLTTHYTLEAGSGMLQVSTSFNNQAKDQRLRALFPTGFEADHHYADSVFEVARRNNRPAAEWINPSNAQHQQVFVSVADGVHGLAVANKGLNEYEVLLDGKNTIAVTLLRSSSELGDWGVFETPEAQCLGQQSVEYAIIPYTGDGAVSGAYAQAYQYQIPWTVLQTQGPATRVPAVNGRPHSGGVTLPVSGQWLSWNSSASPLAFSTLKMAEETDDLVARWYNLGGEPAELKVQPAFKAEAVYESDVLERRVSKLAAAEQTVDGYKIVTQVFELED, from the coding sequence ATGGCTAACAACCTAGATAACAACATCGCTAATAAAAAAACAGCACATATCATCTCGCACACCCACTGGGACCGCGAGTGGTATATGCCTTATGAACATCATCATCTGTTATTGATTGAACTGATGGATAAACTGCTCGACACGCTGGATCAAGATCCGGATTACCGCTATTTTCACCTGGACGGACAGACCATCATCCGCGAGGATTATCTCCAGGTCCGCCCGGAGCAGAGAGAGCGGCTGGACCGCTGTATCCGGGAAGGACGTATTCATTTCGGTCCGTGGTACGTGCTCCAGGACGAGTTCCTGACCAGCGGGGAAGCAAATCTGCGCAACCTGCTGATCGGGCATATGGATGCGAGACCGTTCGGGATCATCTCCAAAACCGGATATTTCCCCGATTCCTTCGGCAATATGGGCCAGGCGCCGCAGATTCTCCAGCAGGCTGGAATTACGAATGCCATCTTCGGACGCGGCGTGAAGCCGACAGGCTTCAATAATGAAGTCAGCGAGAACGATACCTACGAGTCTCCTTATTCCGAGATGGTCTGGCGTTCCCCGGACGGTTCCGAGGTGCTGGGTGTGCTGTTCGCCAACTGGTACTGTAACGGCATGGAGGTTCCGGCAGACCCGGTTGCCGCCAAGGCATACTGGGACAAGAATCTCGCAGACGCCGAGAAGTTCGCTTCTACTCCGCATCTGCTGTTCATGAACGGCTGCGATCATCAGCCGATTCAGACCGATCTGTCGGAGGCCATCCGCACCGCCTCCAGCCTGTATCCAGATGTGGAGTTCGTGCATTCCAATTTCGACGAGTACCTGAAGGCGCTGGAAGACAATCTTCCAGGCGATCTGGTGACGGTGGAAGGGGAGCTGCGCAGCCAGCATACGGATGGATGGGGCACACTGGTAAACACAGCCTCATCGCGGGTGTATCTGAAGCAATTGAACCAATCCGGCCAGACCTTGCTGGAAAAGGTGGCTGAGCCATTGGCGGCGTTCGCTGCGCTGGCCGGGGTACAGGCCTATCCGCATGCGCTGCTGACCTATGCGTGGAAGACGCTCATGCAGAATCATCCGCATGACAGCATCTGCGGCTGCAGCGTGGATGAGGTGCACCGCGAGATGGTGACCCGGTTCGCCAAGAGCAGCCAGATGGCTGAGGCGATTGCCGCCCAGAGCGCGGCTGCGCTTACTGAAGCCATTGATGTGGCCGGAGTAGCGGCCTGGGGACCCGATGCGGTTCCGTTCACCGTATTTAATACCAGCGGCTGGTCCAGAACCGGAATGGTGACGGTGGAGCTGATTACGGCGAAGAAATATTTCCCTCAAGGCCCAACCCCGCAGGGGCTTGCACGGGAGCTGAAGCAGGAGCCGCTGGGCGAATGGCAGGTTATGGACGAAGAAGGCAAAGTCTATCCGGCCCAGATTGAGGATCTCGGGGTTCACTTCGGGTATGAGCTGCCCAAGGACCGCTTCCGCCAGCCTTATATGGCGCGTAAGGTGCGGATGAGCTTCCCGGCAGCGGAGGTGGCTGCGCTTGGGTACCGTACGTATGCTATGGTTCCCGCTGCCGCTGCCGCCGGTGCGGAAGCAGCCGTGCTGGATAGTGTACATGTCCAGGGCCATACCATGGAGAATGCCAAGCTGATCGTTGCGGTTGCGGACAACGGTACCGTGACTGTTACAGACAAGCAATCAGGTGCGGTTTATGCCGGATTGAATGCCTATGAGAACACCGGGGATATCGGCAATGAGTATGTGTACCGTCAGCCGGAAGGCAGCGAGGTGCTGACTACCGAAGGCTTGACGGCTGAGATTTCAATCAAGGAGCAGTCCCCGTCGCGTGTGGTGATGAAGACGGTGCTGCGCTGGGAGGTTCCGGCCAGTGCAGACGAGACTTTCCTTACCGAGAAGCAGCAGATGGTACCATTCACGGAGCGCACAGCCCAGCGTTCGGCTCAGATGGTGCCGCTTGTGTTGACCACCCACTATACATTGGAAGCTGGGAGCGGAATGCTGCAGGTAAGCACCAGCTTCAACAATCAGGCTAAGGATCAGCGGCTCAGAGCCTTGTTCCCTACAGGGTTTGAAGCGGACCACCACTATGCTGACTCCGTGTTCGAGGTGGCCAGACGCAATAACCGGCCTGCGGCAGAGTGGATCAATCCGAGTAATGCCCAGCATCAGCAGGTCTTCGTCAGCGTAGCGGACGGAGTCCATGGGCTTGCGGTTGCGAACAAGGGCCTGAATGAATACGAGGTACTGCTGGATGGCAAAAACACCATTGCAGTAACCCTGCTGCGCTCGTCCTCTGAACTCGGAGACTGGGGTGTGTTCGAGACGCCGGAGGCACAGTGCCTGGGCCAGCAATCCGTAGAATACGCGATCATCCCTTATACAGGTGACGGAGCGGTATCCGGTGCTTATGCCCAAGCTTACCAGTACCAGATTCCGTGGACGGTCCTTCAGACCCAAGGTCCTGCTACACGTGTTCCGGCCGTGAATGGACGTCCGCATTCAGGCGGAGTGACCCTGCCGGTATCGGGGCAGTGGTTAAGCTGGAACTCCAGTGCTTCGCCGCTGGCCTTCTCGACCCTCAAGATGGCAGAGGAGACGGACGATCTCGTGGCCCGCTGGTACAACCTGGGCGGCGAACCAGCTGAACTCAAGGTTCAGCCTGCCTTCAAGGCAGAGGCTGTCTATGAGAGTGATGTGCTGGAGCGCCGTGTCTCGAAGCTTGCGGCGGCGGAGCAGACGGTGGACGGCTACAAGATCGTCACGCAGGTGTTTGAGCTGGAGGACTAA
- a CDS encoding extracellular solute-binding protein: MKMNKFKVSMTAAMASLLLLTTACSSSNSNSGSGAAEGKQEVTITFRSSGSEDTLTKYFESGLIEKFETDNPDIKIKIAPVLASEGDYTSKIVLQMKSPDTAPDIVAEDTSIIKSDAAAGYLEPLDTQVAGWSDWKDKFIENLKAGVTGEDGKIYGVPATSDTRGIWYNKELLAQAGLPVPFKPANWDEVLEAARTIKDKLPGVTPLNMIVGKSSGEGVTMQTLEMLLYGTNDTLYNDETKKWVVSSPGLLDSFKFINQLFNVDKTGPSMQVALNGQAGSIAFQQLFPQGKLAMAVDGSWAGSTWFENGAAPIENVADKMGFAPFPTQNGQEPGAITMSGGWAWSIPAQSQNKEAAWKFLEFLMNQENATGRVVAEGNLSPRNDSVDVAGYTDRTYTAEAQALLEVAKFRPANDQYATVSAQLQSIVESIASGKLSPEDAVKQLKDNVTRSLGEDKVEVK; this comes from the coding sequence ATGAAAATGAATAAATTCAAAGTTTCGATGACTGCGGCAATGGCTTCTCTTCTTCTGTTGACTACAGCTTGTTCAAGCAGCAATTCGAATTCCGGTTCGGGCGCAGCCGAAGGGAAGCAGGAGGTCACCATTACCTTCCGTTCGTCGGGCTCCGAGGATACATTGACTAAGTATTTTGAATCGGGACTGATTGAGAAATTCGAAACGGACAACCCGGATATCAAGATCAAGATTGCTCCGGTGCTGGCCAGTGAAGGGGATTACACCTCCAAGATCGTGCTGCAGATGAAGTCTCCTGATACAGCGCCGGATATTGTGGCAGAAGACACCTCGATCATCAAGTCGGATGCGGCAGCCGGCTATCTGGAGCCGCTCGATACACAGGTTGCAGGTTGGAGTGACTGGAAGGACAAGTTCATTGAGAACCTCAAAGCCGGTGTGACCGGTGAAGACGGCAAAATCTACGGCGTACCTGCAACCTCGGATACACGCGGTATCTGGTATAACAAAGAGCTGCTGGCGCAAGCGGGCTTACCGGTGCCGTTCAAGCCTGCTAATTGGGATGAGGTGCTGGAAGCCGCACGTACCATCAAGGATAAGCTGCCGGGCGTAACCCCGCTGAATATGATCGTGGGCAAATCGAGCGGAGAAGGAGTAACGATGCAGACGCTGGAGATGCTTCTGTACGGCACGAACGACACCCTCTATAACGATGAAACTAAGAAATGGGTCGTAAGCAGTCCCGGACTGCTCGATTCCTTCAAATTCATTAATCAGTTGTTCAATGTAGATAAGACCGGACCTTCGATGCAGGTAGCGCTTAACGGACAAGCCGGCAGCATTGCCTTCCAGCAGCTGTTCCCGCAAGGCAAGCTGGCGATGGCCGTAGACGGAAGCTGGGCCGGATCGACCTGGTTCGAGAACGGCGCGGCACCGATTGAGAATGTAGCAGACAAAATGGGCTTCGCTCCATTCCCGACGCAGAACGGTCAAGAGCCTGGAGCCATCACCATGTCCGGCGGATGGGCTTGGTCGATTCCGGCACAATCGCAGAACAAGGAAGCGGCGTGGAAGTTCCTGGAGTTCCTGATGAATCAGGAGAATGCAACAGGACGCGTAGTGGCAGAGGGCAACCTGAGCCCGCGTAATGATTCGGTGGACGTAGCAGGCTATACAGACCGTACGTATACAGCGGAGGCGCAAGCCTTACTGGAAGTAGCGAAATTCCGTCCGGCCAATGATCAGTATGCAACCGTATCTGCGCAGCTTCAGAGTATTGTCGAGAGCATTGCTTCAGGCAAGCTGTCGCCGGAAGATGCTGTGAAGCAACTGAAGGATAACGTTACCCGCTCGCTTGGCGAAGATAAAGTAGAAGTCAAATAG
- a CDS encoding MFS transporter, translating into MNGSEESQGGKGSKGALIALSSIPLIMTLGNSMLLPILPQISKELGVSAFEVSMIITVYGLIAILMIPIAGYLSDRFGRKKVILPSLILAALGGAGCVAAAWFFTGVSAYWIILAGRFVQGIGAAGAFPIVIPFVGDLFKDEKEVSKGLGIIETSNTFGKVVSPILGAYLGMLLWYAPFIAIPVLCLISCMLVIFLVKKPKEEVEKTSLKEFLGGIKNVLHEKGRWLYAIFAIGGICMFATFGVLFYLSEILESRYNLHGAYKGFVLAIPLALLCLASYGSGKIIGKNKLLMKWLGFGGMALLTAATLITGFNENIYYMVGFLSLSGIGIGVVLPCMDALITEGIEKENRGTITSLYSSMRFIGVALGPPVVSLLMNRGHWTLFFTMAGVGAVGGLLSFFAVTPSKDDAEGEGRTERNSFKAKKGSPLRQRVR; encoded by the coding sequence ATGAACGGGTCCGAAGAGTCCCAAGGGGGAAAAGGTTCAAAAGGGGCACTAATCGCGCTCTCCTCCATCCCGCTGATTATGACACTGGGGAATTCAATGTTGTTGCCGATCCTGCCGCAGATCTCGAAGGAGCTTGGGGTGAGCGCTTTTGAGGTCAGTATGATCATCACTGTCTATGGCCTGATCGCCATCCTGATGATTCCCATCGCCGGCTATTTATCAGATCGCTTCGGGCGAAAAAAAGTAATTCTGCCCAGCCTGATCCTGGCCGCCCTGGGCGGAGCCGGATGTGTCGCCGCTGCCTGGTTCTTCACAGGAGTGAGCGCGTACTGGATCATTCTTGCCGGACGTTTCGTCCAGGGGATCGGTGCCGCAGGCGCTTTTCCCATTGTCATTCCCTTCGTGGGCGATCTGTTCAAGGATGAGAAGGAGGTGAGCAAGGGGCTCGGGATTATTGAAACCTCCAACACCTTCGGAAAAGTGGTCAGCCCGATCCTCGGAGCTTATCTGGGAATGCTGCTATGGTATGCGCCTTTTATCGCCATTCCAGTGCTGTGCCTGATCTCTTGTATGCTAGTGATCTTCCTGGTCAAGAAGCCTAAGGAGGAGGTGGAGAAGACCAGTCTTAAGGAATTCCTCGGTGGAATTAAAAACGTATTGCATGAGAAGGGCCGCTGGCTGTATGCCATCTTCGCCATCGGGGGCATCTGCATGTTCGCCACCTTCGGGGTGCTGTTCTACTTATCTGAGATCCTCGAATCGAGATATAACCTGCATGGGGCCTACAAAGGCTTCGTTCTGGCTATTCCGCTTGCTTTGCTATGTCTGGCCTCTTACGGAAGCGGCAAGATCATCGGCAAAAACAAGCTGCTCATGAAATGGCTCGGCTTCGGCGGCATGGCCTTACTGACTGCTGCCACGCTGATTACGGGCTTCAACGAAAACATCTATTACATGGTCGGGTTCCTGAGTCTAAGCGGAATCGGGATCGGAGTGGTTCTGCCCTGCATGGATGCACTGATTACCGAAGGCATCGAGAAGGAGAACCGGGGCACGATAACTTCCCTCTACAGCAGCATGAGATTCATCGGGGTCGCGTTGGGCCCGCCGGTGGTGTCCCTCTTGATGAACCGGGGCCACTGGACCTTGTTCTTCACCATGGCGGGTGTAGGGGCCGTAGGTGGCTTGCTGTCCTTCTTCGCGGTAACGCCCAGTAAGGATGATGCCGAAGGGGAAGGCCGGACAGAGCGGAATTCATTCAAGGCGAAGAAGGGAAGTCCGCTACGCCAGCGTGTCCGGTAG
- a CDS encoding glycoside hydrolase family 125 protein encodes MKLQNEIPKSVYDLIGKVQGELPDSSKLAKMFEDCMINTIGTTISQKADGTTFVITGDIPAMWLRDSAAQVRPYLLLAAEDSNMEAMIAGLVNRQMNYILLDPYANAFNEEANGHGHQSDLTAMSPWIWERKYEIDSLAYPIQLSYLLWKNSGCVTQFDETFRKAALEIIKLWRVEQHHETDSPYTFQRLDAPLTDTLTREGKGSETAYTGMTWSGFRPSDDCCEYGYLVPSNMFAVVVLRYLEEIALEIYGDQELAAAAQKLGQEINQGIQEHGIYNHPVYGRIYAYETDGLGHYNLMDDANVPSLLSLPYLGYTDESDEVYRNTRKFILSEDNPYYYKGCVAEGIGSPHTPEGYIWHIALSMQGLTSPDRSEKARLLQLIQDTDAGTGLTHEGFSVEDASQFTRPWFSWSNMLFSELIMDYCGLRVVK; translated from the coding sequence GTGAAGCTACAGAATGAAATTCCGAAGTCTGTCTACGATTTGATCGGCAAGGTACAAGGGGAGTTGCCAGACTCTTCCAAGCTGGCCAAGATGTTCGAGGACTGCATGATCAATACCATTGGCACCACCATTTCGCAGAAAGCAGATGGCACCACCTTCGTTATAACAGGTGATATACCAGCTATGTGGCTGCGTGATTCCGCCGCCCAAGTTCGCCCGTATCTGCTGCTTGCCGCAGAAGATTCTAACATGGAAGCGATGATTGCAGGTCTGGTGAACCGGCAGATGAATTATATCCTGCTTGATCCGTATGCCAATGCCTTCAATGAAGAGGCGAACGGCCACGGACACCAATCGGATCTTACAGCCATGAGCCCATGGATCTGGGAACGCAAGTATGAGATTGATTCGCTGGCGTATCCGATTCAGCTCAGTTATCTGCTCTGGAAGAATAGCGGCTGCGTCACACAGTTTGACGAGACCTTCCGCAAGGCCGCGCTTGAAATCATCAAGCTGTGGAGAGTGGAGCAGCATCACGAGACAGATTCCCCCTATACGTTCCAGCGCTTGGATGCGCCGCTCACAGACACGCTAACCAGAGAAGGCAAAGGCAGTGAAACGGCTTATACCGGGATGACCTGGTCAGGCTTCCGGCCAAGTGATGATTGCTGTGAGTATGGCTATCTGGTGCCGTCCAATATGTTCGCTGTCGTTGTCCTGCGATATCTGGAAGAGATTGCCCTTGAGATCTACGGGGATCAGGAGCTTGCGGCAGCGGCGCAGAAGCTGGGGCAGGAAATTAATCAGGGGATTCAGGAGCATGGCATCTATAATCATCCGGTCTATGGGAGAATATATGCTTATGAGACGGACGGTCTGGGCCACTACAATCTGATGGATGACGCCAATGTTCCAAGCCTGCTGTCCCTGCCGTATCTGGGCTACACAGACGAGAGCGACGAGGTGTACCGCAATACCCGGAAGTTCATTCTGAGCGAGGACAATCCTTATTACTATAAAGGATGCGTGGCTGAAGGCATCGGAAGCCCGCATACCCCGGAGGGTTATATCTGGCACATCGCATTGTCGATGCAGGGCCTGACTTCCCCGGACCGCAGCGAGAAAGCCCGCCTGCTTCAGCTCATTCAGGACACGGATGCCGGAACCGGCCTGACTCATGAAGGCTTCTCTGTGGAGGATGCCTCACAGTTCACCCGTCCATGGTTCTCCTGGTCGAATATGCTGTTCAGCGAACTGATTATGGATTATTGCGGATTACGGGTAGTGAAGTAG